One stretch of Lucilia cuprina isolate Lc7/37 chromosome 6, ASM2204524v1, whole genome shotgun sequence DNA includes these proteins:
- the LOC111681995 gene encoding valine--tRNA ligase isoform X2, with product MPEEQQPAVNGEAPAAGEAGAPPKTAKQLEKEAKKAEKLAKLQAKLEKKAAAPPAATEKKEKPEKKAKEVKEAAVYTANTAPGDMKDISGALPDAYSPGYVEAQWYSWWEKQGFFKPEYGRSSISEPNPNGKFVMVIPPPNVTGSLHLGHALTNAIEDAITRYNRMKGKTTLWVPGCDHAGIATQVVVEKLLWRDEKLTRHDLGREKFIERIWDWRREKGCRIYDQLKSLGSSYDWSRVAFTMDPKLCKAVTEAFVRLHEDGSIYRSSRLVNWSCALRSAISDIEVDKIDIPGRTFFSIPGYDEKVEFGVLVKFAYKVEDSEEEIIVATTRIETMLGDTAVAVHPNDERYKHLHGKFVKHPFCDRRLPIVCDEFVDMEFGTGAVKITPAHDPNDYEVGKRCNLPFITIFNDDGYIIGDYGEFTGMKRFTCRKQILVKLKELGLYKETVNNPMVVPFCSRSKDVVEPMIKPQWYVKCSEMAEKATEAVRSGELKIIPEHHTKTWYHWMDGIRDWCVSRQLWWGHRIPAYHVTFTDPSIQSGSSDDEAYWIVARTPEEALTKAAERFNVDASKIKLNQDEDVLDTWFSSGLFPFSVFGWPDNTGDLEAFYPTSLLETGHDILFFWVARMVFFGQKLLGKLPFKEVYLHPMVRDAHGRKMSKSLGNVIDPMDVIHGITLEGLHAQLINSNLDPREIEKAKAGQKQDYPNGIPECGSDALRFALCAYITQARDINLDINRVQGYRFFCNKLWNATKFALMYFVGAEKYSSDLQLSGSENNMDVWILSRLAAAIEACNNGFEQYDFAAATSACYSFWLYDLCDVYLECLKPIFQNGTDEQKASARKALFACLDYGLKLLSPFMPFISEELYQRLPRADNTPSICVAAYPANTAWRNEQVEKEVDFMQKAARIIRSARSDYNLPNKTKTEAYIVCTDSQPNDILKKYASDLATISYCSKIEFDTTPPAGCAILTVSGQCEVHLLLKGLIEADKEIAKLQKKQTQLEQTVSKLKQAMEAGDYATKVPVDVQTANTEKLQQSEAEIIRITQAMETLKLM from the exons AGCTAAAAAAGCCGAAAAATTAGCTAAACTTCAAGCTAAATTGGAGAAGAAAGCTGCTGCACCTCCAGCGGCCacggaaaagaaagaaaaacctGAG aaaaaagccAAAGAAGTTAAAGAGGCTGCAGTTTATACTGCCAATACTGCCCCCGGTGATATGAAAGATATATCCGGTGCCTTGCCTGATGCTTACAGTCCCGGCTATGTGGAGGCTCAATGGTACAGTTGGTGGGAGAAGCAAGGTTTCTTTAAACCTGAATATGgt CGTTCCAGCATATCCGAACCAAATCCTAATGGTAAATTTGTCATGGTCATTCCACCACCCAATGTAACCGGATCCCTGCATTTAGGTCATGCTCTTACCAATGCCATTGAAGATGCCATCACTCGTTACAATCGCATGAAGGGTAAAACTACACTCTGGGTGCCTGGTTGTGATCATGCTGGTATTGCTACACAAGTTGTGGTGGAAAAATTGTTATGGCGTGATGAAAAACTTACACGTCACGATTTGGGACGTGAAAAATTCATTGAACGAATTTGGGATTGGCGTCGTGAGAAAGGTTGTCGTATTTATGATCAATTAAAATCTTTAGGTTCTTCTTATGACTGGAGTCGTGTGGCCTTTACCATGGATCCTAAATTGTGCAAAGCTGTAACTGAGGCCTTTGTTCGTTTGCATGAAGATGGCAGCATTTATCGTAGCTCACGTTTGGTCAATTGGTCTTGCGCCTTACGTTCTGCTATTTCAGATATTGAAGTAGATAAGATTGATATTCCTGGCCGTACATTCTTCTCCATACCCGGTTATGACGAAAAGGTAGAATTTGGCGTTTTGGTGAAATTTGCCTATAAAGTAGAGGATTCCGAGGAAGAGATTATTGTCGCTACCACACGTATTGAAACCATGTTGGGTGATACTGCCGTAGCTGTTCATCCCAATGATGAACGTTATAAGCATTTGCATGGCAAGTTCGTAAAGCATCCCTTCTGTGATAGACGTTTGCCTATTGTATGTGATGAATTCGTTGATATGGAATTCGGTACTGGTGCTGTTAAGATTACACCAGCTCATGATCCCAACGATTATGAAGTGGGTAAACGTTGCAATTTACCTTTCATTACCATTTTCAATGATGATGGTTATATCATTGGTGATTATGGTGAGTTTACCGGCATGAAGAGATTCACTTGCCGTAAACAGATTTTGGTGAAATTGAAGGAATTGGGTCTATACAAGGAAACTGTTAACAATCCTATGGTGGTGCCGTTCTGTTCACGTTCTAAGGATGTTGTAGAGCCTATGATTAAACCACAATG GTATGTTAAATGCTCCGAAATGGCTGAGAAAGCTACCGAAGCTGTACGTTCGGGTGAGCTTAAGATCATACCTGAACATCATACCAAGACTTGGTATCACTGGATGGATGGCATTCGTGATTGGTGTGTGTCACGTCAATTGTGGTGGGGTCATCGTATTCCTGCCTATCATGTTACCTTCACTGATCCCTCTATACAAAGTGGTTCG TCCGACGATGAAGCCTACTGGATTGTGGCCCGTACACCCGAGGAGGCTTTAACTAAAGCCGCCGAAAGATTCAATGTTGATGCTAGCAAAATTAAACTTAACCAAGATGAAGATGTACTCGATACTTGGTTCAGTTCTGGTCTCTTCCCCTTCTCAGTATTTGGCTGGCCCGATAATACTGGTGATTTAGAAGCCTTCTATCCTACATCCCTCTTGGAAACAGGTCATGATATTCTTTTCTTCTGGGTGGCTCGTATGGTCTTCTTTGGTCAAAAATTATTGGGTAAATTACCCTTCAAAGAGGTTTACTTACATCCTATGGTGCGTGATGCTCACGGACGTAAAATGTCCAAATCTTTGGGTAATGTTATTGATCCCATGGATGTTATACATGGTATTACTTTGGAAGGTCTGCATGCTCAATTGATTAACTCTAACTTGGATCCACGTGAAATTGAAAAGGCCAAGGCAGGTCAGAAACAAGATTATCCCAATGGTATTCCCGAGTGTGGTTCGGATGCTTTACGTTTTGCTTTGTGTGCCTATATTACACAGGCACGTGATATTAATTTGGATATTAATCGTGTCCAGGGTTATCGTTTCTTCTGTAACAAACTATGGAATGCCACTAAATTTGCTCTCATGTACTTTGTGGGCGCTGAAAAATACTCTTCAGATTTACAATTATCGGGCAGTGAAAACAATATGGACGTATGGATTCTATCACGTTTGGCAGCTGCCATTGAGGCGTGCAATAATGGTTTTGAACAATATGATTTTGCTGCTGCCACCAGTGCCTGCTATAGTTTCTGGTTATATGATTTGTGTGATGTTTATTTGGAATGTTTAAAACCTATTTTCCAAAATGGCACCGACGAACAGAAGGCCTCGGCTCGTAAAGCTTTGTTTGCTTGCTTAGATTATGGTTTAAAGTTATTATCACCATTTATGCCTTTTATTTCCGAAGAATTGTATCAACGTTTGCCTAGAGCTGATAACACACCCAGTATATGTGTGGCTGCTTACCCAG CTAATACCGCTTGGCGCAATGAACAGGTGGAAAAGGAGGTTGATTTTATGCAAAAGGCAGCACGTATCATACGTTCCGCACGTTCCGACTACAATTTacctaataaaactaaaaccgaAGCCTATATTGTATGCACCGACAGTCAACCTAATGATATACTCAAGAAATATGCCAGTGATTTGGCCACTATTTCGTATTGCTCTAAAATTGAATTCGATACAACACCTCCAGCTGGCTGTGCTATTCTTACTGTTTCTGGCCAATGTGAGGTACATTTACTACTCAAGGGTTTGATTGAAGCCGATAAGGAAATTGCCaaattacaaaagaaacaaacacaACTAGAGCAAACTGTTAGTAAATTGAAACAGGCCATGGAAGCTGGTGATTATGCCACCAAGGTACCAGTTGATGTACAAACTGCTAATAcggaaaaattacaacaatcaGAAGCAGAAATTATACGTATTACCCAAGCTATGGAAACATTGAAATTAATGTAA
- the LOC111681995 gene encoding valine--tRNA ligase isoform X1: MPEEQQPAVNGEAPAAGEAGAPPKTAKQLEKEAKKAEKLAKLQAKLEKKAAAPPAATEKKEKPEKKAKEVKEAAVYTANTAPGDMKDISGALPDAYSPGYVEAQWYSWWEKQGFFKPEYGRSSISEPNPNGKFVMVIPPPNVTGSLHLGHALTNAIEDAITRYNRMKGKTTLWVPGCDHAGIATQVVVEKLLWRDEKLTRHDLGREKFIERIWDWRREKGCRIYDQLKSLGSSYDWSRVAFTMDPKLCKAVTEAFVRLHEDGSIYRSSRLVNWSCALRSAISDIEVDKIDIPGRTFFSIPGYDEKVEFGVLVKFAYKVEDSEEEIIVATTRIETMLGDTAVAVHPNDERYKHLHGKFVKHPFCDRRLPIVCDEFVDMEFGTGAVKITPAHDPNDYEVGKRCNLPFITIFNDDGYIIGDYGEFTGMKRFTCRKQILVKLKELGLYKETVNNPMVVPFCSRSKDVVEPMIKPQWYVKCSEMAEKATEAVRSGELKIIPEHHTKTWYHWMDGIRDWCVSRQLWWGHRIPAYHVTFTDPSIQSGSVLVSDDEAYWIVARTPEEALTKAAERFNVDASKIKLNQDEDVLDTWFSSGLFPFSVFGWPDNTGDLEAFYPTSLLETGHDILFFWVARMVFFGQKLLGKLPFKEVYLHPMVRDAHGRKMSKSLGNVIDPMDVIHGITLEGLHAQLINSNLDPREIEKAKAGQKQDYPNGIPECGSDALRFALCAYITQARDINLDINRVQGYRFFCNKLWNATKFALMYFVGAEKYSSDLQLSGSENNMDVWILSRLAAAIEACNNGFEQYDFAAATSACYSFWLYDLCDVYLECLKPIFQNGTDEQKASARKALFACLDYGLKLLSPFMPFISEELYQRLPRADNTPSICVAAYPANTAWRNEQVEKEVDFMQKAARIIRSARSDYNLPNKTKTEAYIVCTDSQPNDILKKYASDLATISYCSKIEFDTTPPAGCAILTVSGQCEVHLLLKGLIEADKEIAKLQKKQTQLEQTVSKLKQAMEAGDYATKVPVDVQTANTEKLQQSEAEIIRITQAMETLKLM; the protein is encoded by the exons AGCTAAAAAAGCCGAAAAATTAGCTAAACTTCAAGCTAAATTGGAGAAGAAAGCTGCTGCACCTCCAGCGGCCacggaaaagaaagaaaaacctGAG aaaaaagccAAAGAAGTTAAAGAGGCTGCAGTTTATACTGCCAATACTGCCCCCGGTGATATGAAAGATATATCCGGTGCCTTGCCTGATGCTTACAGTCCCGGCTATGTGGAGGCTCAATGGTACAGTTGGTGGGAGAAGCAAGGTTTCTTTAAACCTGAATATGgt CGTTCCAGCATATCCGAACCAAATCCTAATGGTAAATTTGTCATGGTCATTCCACCACCCAATGTAACCGGATCCCTGCATTTAGGTCATGCTCTTACCAATGCCATTGAAGATGCCATCACTCGTTACAATCGCATGAAGGGTAAAACTACACTCTGGGTGCCTGGTTGTGATCATGCTGGTATTGCTACACAAGTTGTGGTGGAAAAATTGTTATGGCGTGATGAAAAACTTACACGTCACGATTTGGGACGTGAAAAATTCATTGAACGAATTTGGGATTGGCGTCGTGAGAAAGGTTGTCGTATTTATGATCAATTAAAATCTTTAGGTTCTTCTTATGACTGGAGTCGTGTGGCCTTTACCATGGATCCTAAATTGTGCAAAGCTGTAACTGAGGCCTTTGTTCGTTTGCATGAAGATGGCAGCATTTATCGTAGCTCACGTTTGGTCAATTGGTCTTGCGCCTTACGTTCTGCTATTTCAGATATTGAAGTAGATAAGATTGATATTCCTGGCCGTACATTCTTCTCCATACCCGGTTATGACGAAAAGGTAGAATTTGGCGTTTTGGTGAAATTTGCCTATAAAGTAGAGGATTCCGAGGAAGAGATTATTGTCGCTACCACACGTATTGAAACCATGTTGGGTGATACTGCCGTAGCTGTTCATCCCAATGATGAACGTTATAAGCATTTGCATGGCAAGTTCGTAAAGCATCCCTTCTGTGATAGACGTTTGCCTATTGTATGTGATGAATTCGTTGATATGGAATTCGGTACTGGTGCTGTTAAGATTACACCAGCTCATGATCCCAACGATTATGAAGTGGGTAAACGTTGCAATTTACCTTTCATTACCATTTTCAATGATGATGGTTATATCATTGGTGATTATGGTGAGTTTACCGGCATGAAGAGATTCACTTGCCGTAAACAGATTTTGGTGAAATTGAAGGAATTGGGTCTATACAAGGAAACTGTTAACAATCCTATGGTGGTGCCGTTCTGTTCACGTTCTAAGGATGTTGTAGAGCCTATGATTAAACCACAATG GTATGTTAAATGCTCCGAAATGGCTGAGAAAGCTACCGAAGCTGTACGTTCGGGTGAGCTTAAGATCATACCTGAACATCATACCAAGACTTGGTATCACTGGATGGATGGCATTCGTGATTGGTGTGTGTCACGTCAATTGTGGTGGGGTCATCGTATTCCTGCCTATCATGTTACCTTCACTGATCCCTCTATACAAAGTGGTTCG GTTTTAgtg TCCGACGATGAAGCCTACTGGATTGTGGCCCGTACACCCGAGGAGGCTTTAACTAAAGCCGCCGAAAGATTCAATGTTGATGCTAGCAAAATTAAACTTAACCAAGATGAAGATGTACTCGATACTTGGTTCAGTTCTGGTCTCTTCCCCTTCTCAGTATTTGGCTGGCCCGATAATACTGGTGATTTAGAAGCCTTCTATCCTACATCCCTCTTGGAAACAGGTCATGATATTCTTTTCTTCTGGGTGGCTCGTATGGTCTTCTTTGGTCAAAAATTATTGGGTAAATTACCCTTCAAAGAGGTTTACTTACATCCTATGGTGCGTGATGCTCACGGACGTAAAATGTCCAAATCTTTGGGTAATGTTATTGATCCCATGGATGTTATACATGGTATTACTTTGGAAGGTCTGCATGCTCAATTGATTAACTCTAACTTGGATCCACGTGAAATTGAAAAGGCCAAGGCAGGTCAGAAACAAGATTATCCCAATGGTATTCCCGAGTGTGGTTCGGATGCTTTACGTTTTGCTTTGTGTGCCTATATTACACAGGCACGTGATATTAATTTGGATATTAATCGTGTCCAGGGTTATCGTTTCTTCTGTAACAAACTATGGAATGCCACTAAATTTGCTCTCATGTACTTTGTGGGCGCTGAAAAATACTCTTCAGATTTACAATTATCGGGCAGTGAAAACAATATGGACGTATGGATTCTATCACGTTTGGCAGCTGCCATTGAGGCGTGCAATAATGGTTTTGAACAATATGATTTTGCTGCTGCCACCAGTGCCTGCTATAGTTTCTGGTTATATGATTTGTGTGATGTTTATTTGGAATGTTTAAAACCTATTTTCCAAAATGGCACCGACGAACAGAAGGCCTCGGCTCGTAAAGCTTTGTTTGCTTGCTTAGATTATGGTTTAAAGTTATTATCACCATTTATGCCTTTTATTTCCGAAGAATTGTATCAACGTTTGCCTAGAGCTGATAACACACCCAGTATATGTGTGGCTGCTTACCCAG CTAATACCGCTTGGCGCAATGAACAGGTGGAAAAGGAGGTTGATTTTATGCAAAAGGCAGCACGTATCATACGTTCCGCACGTTCCGACTACAATTTacctaataaaactaaaaccgaAGCCTATATTGTATGCACCGACAGTCAACCTAATGATATACTCAAGAAATATGCCAGTGATTTGGCCACTATTTCGTATTGCTCTAAAATTGAATTCGATACAACACCTCCAGCTGGCTGTGCTATTCTTACTGTTTCTGGCCAATGTGAGGTACATTTACTACTCAAGGGTTTGATTGAAGCCGATAAGGAAATTGCCaaattacaaaagaaacaaacacaACTAGAGCAAACTGTTAGTAAATTGAAACAGGCCATGGAAGCTGGTGATTATGCCACCAAGGTACCAGTTGATGTACAAACTGCTAATAcggaaaaattacaacaatcaGAAGCAGAAATTATACGTATTACCCAAGCTATGGAAACATTGAAATTAATGTAA